In the genome of Cellvibrio sp. KY-YJ-3, one region contains:
- the gltB gene encoding glutamate synthase large subunit, with protein MTTGLYQIDEFKDNCGFGLIAHLKGKTSHRLLTTAIEALTCMTHRGGINADGKTGDGCGLLIQKPDSFLRAVAKEACGAELTSIYGVGAIMLSRDPAIADKARAVVTEELTAQGLIVAGWREVPVDPSCLGPIAMKSLPTFNHLFVNNPDLSLQEVNSKLFMARRKAEIRLKDDKAFYVASLSTGILSYKGLMMPVDLPRFFSDLADERLETAICVFHQRFSTNTMPQWPLAQPFRMLAHNGEINTIVGNRNWAVARTPKFVTPLLPDLHTVTPLVNRTGSDSSSLDNMLEILTLGGMELHRAIRMLVPPAWQNVENMDPDLRAFYEYNSMHIEPWDGPAGLVITDGRYAVCTLDRNGLRPSRWVITKDDMITVASEVGVYAYDPADVVAKGRLGPGQIMSIDTATGTLHNTQDIDNQLKSTQPYKKWLKERALRIESTLNTDAKENGIEGIALKANMKMFQVSFEERDQLLRPLAEGGQEAVGSMGDDTPMAVLSRQQRSLYDYFRQQFAQVTNPPIDPLREAIVMSLETCLGRELPVYDELPEHADRVILTSPVLSPEKFRGLMALDRPGYAVARFSLYYKAEETNLKAALIKLCDDVAAAVKSGKVLMVLSDYGFEKGQLPIPALLAVGAVNQHLTNVGLRCDSNLIVETGSARDPHQIAALIAYGATAVYPYLSYHVLNDLIETGELLTDVDTAYKNYRKGIDKGLLKILSKMGISTITSYRSAQLFEAIGLAEEVINMCFESTPSRVAGARFEDLEEDQKILAQTAWIERKPIVQGGLLKYVHGSEYHAYNPDVVQSLQKAVQSGNYALWRNYADLVNKRPVSMLRDLLAIREDLCTPIPLSQVEPVESIIKRFDSAGMSLGALSPEAHEALAEAMNRLGGRSNSGEGGEDPARYGTIKTSKIKQVASGRFGVTPAYLVNAEVLQIKVAQGAKPGEGGQLPGGKVNALIARLRHSVPGVTLISPPPHHDIYSIEDLAQLIYDLKQVNPDALVSVKLVSRPGVGTIAAGVAKAYADLITISGYDGGTAASPLTSIKYAGSPWELGLSETHQTLRANDLRDKVRVQTDGGLKTGLDVVKAAMLGAESFGFGTGPMVALGCKYLRICHLNNCATGVATQQDKLRKDHYIGTVEMAMNFFKFVAEETREWMARMGVRTLGELVGRVDLLKVLEGETTKQQQLDLSPIIYTDDYLATKPQLCAVSKNEPFDKGETAEAMVKVLLPAIEAKAGGEFEFHITNCDRSIGARISGEIAKRYGNDGMSDKPLKLKLTGIAGQSFGVWNAGGLDMYLEGDANDYVGKGMAGGKLVIRPPRNSGFKSNKTSILGNTCLYGATGGKLFAAGTAGERCGVRNSGAHVVVEGAGDHCCEYMTGGVVTVLGQTGVNFGAGMTGGFAYVLDEANDFVDRYNHELVDIHRINTEAVEAHRHHLRTVIEEFVQETESAWGQHLLDNFDDYIGKFWLVKPKAASLGSLLVSFRKRGE; from the coding sequence ATGACCACTGGCCTCTACCAGATAGACGAGTTCAAAGATAACTGCGGTTTTGGTTTGATTGCCCATTTAAAGGGCAAGACCAGCCATCGTCTGCTTACTACGGCAATCGAAGCCCTGACCTGCATGACCCACCGCGGTGGTATCAATGCGGACGGTAAAACCGGCGACGGTTGTGGCCTGCTGATCCAAAAGCCGGACAGTTTCTTGCGCGCTGTGGCAAAAGAAGCTTGTGGTGCTGAGCTGACCTCTATTTATGGTGTGGGCGCGATTATGCTTAGCCGCGACCCTGCCATTGCCGACAAGGCGCGCGCGGTTGTCACCGAAGAATTGACTGCCCAGGGCTTGATTGTGGCCGGCTGGCGCGAAGTGCCGGTTGACCCCAGCTGCCTCGGCCCTATTGCCATGAAGTCGCTGCCAACCTTTAATCACCTGTTTGTGAACAACCCGGATCTGAGCCTGCAAGAGGTCAACTCCAAGTTGTTTATGGCCCGTCGCAAAGCGGAAATCCGTTTGAAAGACGACAAGGCCTTCTACGTGGCCAGTTTGAGCACCGGTATCCTGTCCTACAAAGGCTTGATGATGCCGGTTGATTTGCCGCGCTTTTTCTCTGACTTGGCCGATGAGCGTTTGGAGACCGCGATCTGTGTATTCCACCAGCGCTTCTCCACCAACACTATGCCGCAGTGGCCACTGGCGCAGCCTTTCCGCATGTTGGCGCACAACGGCGAGATCAACACCATTGTGGGCAACCGCAACTGGGCGGTAGCGCGCACCCCTAAATTTGTGACGCCACTGCTGCCGGATTTGCACACAGTGACGCCGCTGGTGAATCGCACCGGTTCTGACTCATCCAGCCTGGATAACATGCTGGAAATCCTGACCTTGGGTGGTATGGAGCTGCACCGCGCTATTCGTATGCTGGTGCCGCCGGCCTGGCAGAACGTGGAGAACATGGACCCGGATCTGCGCGCGTTCTACGAATACAACTCTATGCATATCGAGCCGTGGGATGGCCCCGCTGGTTTGGTAATTACCGATGGCCGCTACGCCGTTTGTACCCTCGACCGCAACGGCTTGCGTCCTTCGCGCTGGGTAATCACTAAAGACGATATGATCACCGTGGCCTCGGAGGTAGGTGTATACGCCTATGATCCAGCCGATGTGGTCGCCAAAGGCCGCCTCGGCCCAGGCCAAATCATGTCGATCGATACTGCGACTGGCACCCTGCACAACACTCAAGATATCGACAACCAGTTGAAATCCACCCAGCCCTATAAAAAGTGGCTGAAAGAGCGTGCGCTGCGCATCGAGTCAACCCTCAATACTGATGCGAAAGAAAACGGTATCGAAGGTATTGCTCTCAAAGCCAACATGAAAATGTTCCAAGTGAGCTTTGAAGAGCGTGACCAATTATTACGCCCCTTGGCTGAAGGTGGTCAAGAAGCCGTAGGCTCCATGGGTGACGATACCCCGATGGCCGTACTATCACGTCAACAGCGTTCACTCTACGACTACTTCCGTCAGCAGTTTGCGCAGGTGACTAACCCGCCCATCGACCCGCTGCGCGAAGCGATTGTGATGTCGCTGGAAACTTGCCTCGGACGCGAATTGCCGGTGTACGACGAGCTGCCGGAGCACGCTGACCGCGTGATTCTCACTTCGCCGGTATTATCGCCGGAAAAATTCCGCGGTCTGATGGCGCTGGATCGCCCCGGCTACGCGGTAGCCAGATTTTCGCTCTACTACAAAGCGGAAGAGACTAACCTGAAAGCGGCGCTGATCAAGCTGTGCGACGATGTTGCGGCGGCGGTTAAGTCAGGCAAAGTATTGATGGTGCTGAGCGATTACGGCTTTGAAAAAGGCCAATTGCCCATTCCCGCCCTGCTGGCGGTGGGTGCGGTCAACCAGCATTTGACTAATGTTGGCCTGCGCTGCGACTCCAACCTGATTGTAGAGACCGGCAGCGCACGCGACCCGCATCAAATTGCGGCGCTGATCGCCTACGGTGCCACAGCGGTCTACCCTTACCTCAGCTATCACGTGTTGAACGATCTGATCGAGACCGGTGAGCTGTTGACTGATGTAGACACAGCTTACAAAAACTACCGCAAGGGTATCGACAAAGGTCTGCTCAAAATCCTGTCGAAGATGGGTATTTCCACCATCACTTCCTACCGCAGTGCGCAGTTGTTTGAAGCCATTGGTCTGGCCGAAGAAGTGATTAACATGTGCTTTGAAAGCACTCCGTCCCGCGTGGCCGGTGCGCGTTTTGAAGACTTGGAAGAAGATCAAAAGATTCTGGCACAAACCGCCTGGATCGAGCGCAAGCCAATCGTGCAGGGCGGCCTGCTCAAGTATGTACACGGCTCCGAATATCACGCCTACAACCCCGATGTAGTGCAGAGCCTGCAAAAGGCGGTGCAGAGCGGTAACTATGCGCTCTGGCGCAACTACGCCGACCTGGTGAACAAACGCCCGGTGTCCATGCTGCGCGACCTGTTGGCGATTCGCGAAGACCTGTGCACCCCGATCCCACTGTCGCAAGTGGAGCCGGTGGAAAGCATTATCAAGCGTTTTGACTCGGCGGGTATGTCGCTCGGTGCCCTGTCACCCGAGGCGCACGAAGCCTTGGCTGAAGCCATGAACCGTTTGGGTGGACGCTCCAACTCCGGTGAAGGCGGTGAAGACCCGGCGCGTTACGGCACTATCAAGACCTCCAAAATCAAACAAGTGGCCTCGGGCCGTTTTGGTGTGACACCGGCTTATTTGGTGAATGCTGAAGTGCTGCAAATTAAAGTCGCCCAGGGTGCAAAACCCGGTGAAGGCGGCCAGTTGCCTGGCGGTAAAGTAAATGCGTTGATTGCGCGTCTGCGTCACTCGGTGCCCGGTGTTACCCTGATTTCGCCACCGCCGCACCACGATATTTATTCGATCGAAGATCTGGCGCAGCTGATTTATGACTTGAAACAAGTCAATCCGGATGCGCTGGTATCGGTGAAGCTGGTATCGCGCCCGGGTGTAGGCACTATCGCTGCCGGTGTGGCCAAGGCCTATGCCGATTTGATCACTATTTCCGGCTACGACGGCGGCACCGCGGCAAGCCCCTTGACCTCGATTAAATACGCCGGTTCGCCGTGGGAATTGGGTCTGTCTGAAACCCATCAAACCCTGCGTGCCAATGACCTGCGCGATAAAGTGCGCGTGCAGACTGACGGCGGTTTGAAGACTGGTTTGGACGTGGTGAAAGCAGCGATGCTCGGCGCTGAAAGCTTTGGTTTTGGTACCGGCCCAATGGTCGCGCTCGGCTGTAAATACCTGCGTATTTGCCACCTGAACAACTGCGCCACCGGTGTTGCTACCCAGCAGGACAAACTGCGTAAAGACCATTACATTGGCACAGTCGAAATGGCGATGAACTTCTTCAAGTTCGTAGCAGAAGAGACCCGCGAGTGGATGGCGCGTATGGGCGTGCGCACCCTCGGCGAATTGGTTGGCCGTGTGGATTTGCTCAAGGTGCTGGAGGGTGAAACCACCAAACAGCAACAGTTGGATTTAAGCCCGATCATCTATACCGATGATTATCTGGCGACCAAACCCCAATTGTGTGCCGTCAGCAAAAATGAGCCCTTCGACAAAGGCGAAACCGCTGAAGCGATGGTCAAAGTATTGCTGCCTGCCATTGAAGCCAAAGCCGGCGGCGAGTTTGAGTTCCATATCACCAACTGCGACCGTTCCATCGGTGCGCGTATCAGCGGTGAAATTGCCAAACGCTATGGCAATGACGGCATGTCCGACAAACCGCTGAAACTGAAACTGACCGGTATTGCCGGCCAGAGTTTTGGGGTGTGGAACGCCGGTGGTCTGGACATGTACCTCGAAGGTGATGCCAACGACTACGTCGGTAAAGGTATGGCGGGTGGCAAGTTAGTGATTCGCCCACCGCGCAACTCCGGTTTCAAATCGAACAAAACCAGTATTTTGGGTAACACCTGTCTGTATGGCGCGACTGGCGGTAAGTTGTTCGCAGCCGGTACGGCGGGCGAGCGCTGCGGCGTGCGTAACTCCGGTGCCCATGTGGTAGTGGAAGGTGCGGGCGATCACTGCTGTGAATACATGACGGGCGGGGTGGTGACGGTACTGGGTCAAACCGGTGTGAATTTCGGTGCGGGTATGACCGGCGGTTTTGCCTACGTGCTGGATGAGGCCAACGACTTTGTGGATCGCTATAACCACGAGCTGGTGGATATTCACCGTATCAATACCGAGGCAGTGGAGGCGCATCGCCACCACCTGCGCACTGTAATCGAAGAATTTGTACAAGAGACTGAAAGTGCATGGGGCCAACACCTGCTGGACAACTTCGATGACTACATCGGCAAGTTCTGGCTGGTTAAACCCAAAGCGGCGTCTTTGGGCAGTTTGTTGGTCAGTTTCCGCAAGCGCGGCGAATAA
- a CDS encoding FAD-dependent oxidoreductase: MSARLSNDFQFLDVGRQDPTKKDIETRRRNFVEIYQPFAKEEVEGQAHRCLECGNPYCEWKCPVHNFIPNWLKLISEGNIFEAAELSHQTNSLPEVCGRVCPQDRLCEGACTLNDGFGAVTIGNAEKYITDTAFAMGWKPDMSKVVWTNKKVAVIGAGPAGIGCADVLVRNGVKPVVFDKYPEIGGLLTFGIPEFKLEKSVMSRRREIFTEMGIEFRLNTEVGKDITMEELLRDYDAVFMGMGTYTYMKGGFPGEDLPGVYDALPFLVANVNRNLGFEKSPEDFISVAGKKVVVLGGGDTAMDCNRTSIRQGAATVTCAYRRDEENMPGSKREVANAKEEGVQFLYNRQPVAVVGNGKVEGVKVVTTQMGEPDEKGRRSPVVVPGSEEILPADVVLIAFGFRPSPQPWFETNGVKVNSWGGVVAPEQQQFKFQTSNPKVFAGGDMVRGSDLVVTAIWEGREAADGILDYLNV; encoded by the coding sequence ATGTCAGCACGTTTAAGCAATGACTTTCAGTTTCTCGATGTGGGTCGTCAGGACCCCACCAAGAAAGACATAGAAACCCGCAGACGTAACTTTGTGGAGATCTACCAACCCTTCGCCAAAGAAGAAGTGGAAGGTCAGGCCCATCGCTGCCTGGAGTGTGGTAACCCCTACTGCGAGTGGAAGTGCCCGGTGCACAACTTCATCCCTAACTGGTTGAAGCTGATTTCCGAAGGCAATATTTTTGAAGCGGCTGAACTCAGCCATCAAACCAACTCACTGCCGGAAGTTTGTGGCCGGGTATGCCCGCAGGATCGCCTGTGTGAAGGCGCCTGTACCCTGAATGACGGTTTTGGTGCGGTGACTATCGGTAACGCCGAAAAGTACATTACCGATACCGCCTTTGCCATGGGCTGGAAACCGGACATGTCCAAAGTGGTTTGGACTAACAAAAAAGTAGCCGTAATTGGCGCTGGCCCAGCGGGTATTGGCTGTGCTGACGTACTGGTGCGCAACGGTGTTAAACCAGTGGTATTTGATAAGTACCCTGAAATCGGTGGCCTGCTGACCTTTGGTATTCCCGAGTTCAAGCTGGAAAAATCAGTGATGAGCCGTCGCCGTGAAATCTTTACCGAAATGGGTATTGAGTTCCGCTTGAATACTGAAGTGGGTAAAGACATCACCATGGAAGAATTACTGCGCGATTACGACGCGGTGTTCATGGGCATGGGCACTTATACCTACATGAAAGGTGGCTTCCCTGGCGAAGACTTGCCCGGCGTTTATGACGCGCTGCCATTCTTGGTTGCCAACGTGAACCGCAACCTCGGCTTTGAAAAGAGCCCGGAAGATTTCATCAGCGTCGCTGGTAAAAAAGTGGTTGTGCTCGGTGGTGGTGATACCGCCATGGACTGTAACCGCACCTCGATTCGTCAGGGCGCCGCTACAGTGACTTGTGCTTATCGTCGCGACGAAGAAAACATGCCTGGCTCCAAGCGCGAAGTGGCCAATGCCAAAGAAGAAGGCGTGCAGTTCCTCTACAACCGTCAGCCAGTGGCGGTAGTGGGTAACGGCAAAGTGGAAGGCGTAAAAGTGGTGACTACCCAAATGGGTGAGCCGGACGAAAAAGGCCGTCGCAGCCCGGTGGTGGTGCCAGGTTCAGAAGAAATTTTGCCTGCCGACGTAGTCTTGATCGCTTTTGGTTTCCGCCCAAGCCCGCAGCCTTGGTTTGAAACCAATGGCGTGAAAGTGAACAGCTGGGGTGGCGTGGTAGCGCCTGAACAGCAGCAGTTCAAGTTCCAAACCAGCAACCCTAAAGTTTTTGCCGGCGGCGATATGGTGCGCGGATCTGATTTGGTAGTAACTGCAATTTGGGAAGGCCGCGAAGCGGCGGATGGGATTTTGGATTACTTAAACGTCTAA
- the hemE gene encoding uroporphyrinogen decarboxylase, whose amino-acid sequence MTELKNDRFLRALLKQPVDVTPVWMMRQAGRYLPEYRASRAKAGDFMGLCTNPEAACEVTLQPLDRYPGLDAAILFSDILTIPDAMGLGLYFETGEGPKFKKAVRTEADVNALKVINPEQDLPYVVNAVKTIRRELNGRVPLIGFSGSPWTLATYMIEGGSSRDFRRAKEMLYNQPQVMHQLLDVLADSVIVYLNAQILAGAQAVQVFDTWGGALSHAAYQEFSLKYMHKIVNGLIREHEGRQVPVILFTKGGGQWLEAMAATGATALGLDWTTDIATARARVGSKVALQGNMDPTILYASPERIRAEVGTILAAYGSGSGHVFNLGHGITPEVDPAHAGAFINAVHDLSASYHA is encoded by the coding sequence ATGACCGAACTCAAAAACGACCGCTTCCTGCGCGCCTTACTCAAGCAGCCCGTCGATGTGACGCCGGTATGGATGATGCGCCAGGCCGGGCGCTATCTGCCTGAGTACCGCGCCAGCCGCGCCAAAGCGGGCGATTTTATGGGGCTGTGCACCAATCCCGAGGCGGCCTGCGAAGTCACCTTGCAGCCGCTGGATCGCTACCCCGGTCTGGATGCCGCCATTCTCTTCTCCGATATCCTCACCATCCCTGACGCTATGGGTTTAGGCCTGTATTTTGAAACTGGCGAAGGCCCCAAATTCAAGAAAGCCGTGCGCACCGAAGCCGATGTCAACGCGCTCAAGGTGATCAACCCGGAGCAGGATCTACCCTATGTGGTCAATGCGGTGAAAACTATTCGCCGCGAGTTGAATGGCCGCGTGCCGCTTATCGGTTTCTCCGGCAGCCCCTGGACGCTGGCGACTTATATGATCGAAGGTGGCTCAAGCCGCGATTTCCGTCGCGCCAAAGAAATGCTCTACAACCAGCCGCAGGTGATGCACCAGTTGTTGGATGTATTGGCCGACTCGGTGATTGTTTACCTCAATGCCCAAATTTTGGCGGGGGCGCAGGCGGTGCAGGTTTTTGATACTTGGGGCGGCGCGCTGTCACATGCTGCCTATCAGGAGTTTTCCCTCAAATACATGCACAAAATCGTCAATGGTTTGATCCGTGAGCACGAAGGCCGGCAGGTACCGGTCATCCTCTTCACCAAAGGTGGTGGCCAGTGGCTGGAAGCTATGGCGGCGACCGGTGCTACCGCGTTGGGCTTGGATTGGACCACCGATATAGCCACCGCGCGCGCGCGCGTTGGCAGTAAAGTCGCGCTGCAGGGCAATATGGACCCGACAATTTTGTACGCCTCACCGGAGCGGATTCGCGCTGAGGTTGGCACTATTCTCGCGGCTTACGGCAGTGGCTCAGGTCACGTATTCAACCTGGGGCACGGCATTACCCCGGAAGTAGATCCGGCGCACGCTGGCGCGTTTATCAACGCAGTTCACGATTTATCTGCTAGCTATCACGCATAA
- a CDS encoding HD-GYP domain-containing protein, producing the protein MAIKQVKVDVNELTIGMYISGLDRPWSQTPFPLQGFYLRDLGEINQLKALCNYVYIDVEKGRGPISANLKTIAAPTKKTTTRERVNSFTETLAPLKIQRGLYREVTPLQREVKQARQLHQKVYGAVVEVMEQLEKNQFDDLSLGETKRVASEMVDSVVRNPDAFTWLSRVQEKDEYTYSHAVRSSVWAILFGRHIGLPKRDLDVLAMGVLLKDVGKVMLDASLITSLNRSAEEEALYESFVEIGCEILRKTQGVEPRVIAVVKTHCERLNGSGFPHGLSGDKIPLMGKIAGIVTYYDHVTNPRGSRDPIAPSKAVAKLYELRNIQFQEELVVEFIRAIGLYPTGTLVELSTGEVAVVVEQNFERRLKPKVIVVLDTLKQPLNEYLLLDLSEDDKRKQELIDSGKKNRHEIEKIEIARDLEPGSYDVDIAGIRDHYLMRTEKKGLMALLSRLTTRS; encoded by the coding sequence GTGGCAATTAAACAGGTTAAAGTTGATGTCAACGAATTAACCATCGGTATGTATATATCCGGTCTGGATCGCCCCTGGTCGCAGACACCCTTTCCTTTGCAGGGTTTTTACCTGCGCGATCTGGGAGAGATCAATCAACTTAAAGCCCTCTGCAATTATGTCTACATCGATGTGGAGAAGGGCCGCGGCCCCATCTCTGCCAACCTGAAAACTATTGCAGCACCCACCAAAAAAACCACGACTCGCGAGCGGGTTAACAGTTTCACCGAGACTTTGGCGCCGCTGAAAATCCAGCGCGGCTTATACCGCGAGGTGACGCCGCTGCAACGCGAAGTAAAGCAAGCGCGTCAGTTGCACCAAAAAGTTTACGGTGCAGTGGTGGAGGTGATGGAGCAGCTTGAAAAAAACCAGTTTGATGATTTGTCGCTCGGCGAGACCAAGCGTGTCGCGAGCGAAATGGTCGATAGTGTAGTGCGCAACCCTGACGCCTTTACTTGGTTGTCGCGGGTGCAGGAAAAAGACGAATACACTTACAGCCATGCGGTGCGCTCCTCGGTGTGGGCGATTTTATTTGGCCGTCATATCGGCCTGCCCAAACGCGATCTGGATGTACTGGCAATGGGGGTGTTGCTGAAAGATGTGGGCAAGGTAATGCTCGATGCCAGCCTGATTACCAGCCTCAATCGCTCGGCCGAAGAAGAAGCGCTCTATGAGAGCTTCGTGGAAATTGGCTGTGAAATTTTGCGTAAAACCCAAGGGGTTGAGCCACGTGTGATCGCCGTGGTTAAGACCCATTGCGAACGCCTGAACGGCAGCGGCTTCCCGCATGGCTTGTCGGGCGACAAGATCCCCCTCATGGGCAAAATTGCTGGCATAGTGACTTATTACGATCATGTCACTAACCCGCGCGGCTCGCGCGACCCTATAGCGCCCTCCAAGGCCGTCGCCAAGTTGTACGAGTTACGCAACATCCAGTTCCAGGAAGAGTTGGTAGTCGAATTTATCCGAGCCATTGGTCTCTACCCGACCGGCACTTTAGTCGAGTTGAGTACCGGTGAAGTGGCCGTTGTTGTGGAGCAAAACTTTGAGCGCCGGCTGAAACCCAAGGTTATTGTGGTATTGGATACACTCAAGCAGCCGCTCAATGAATATCTGTTGCTGGATTTGTCGGAGGACGATAAACGCAAACAGGAGCTTATTGATTCCGGCAAAAAGAATCGCCATGAGATTGAAAAGATTGAAATCGCCCGCGATCTTGAGCCGGGCAGCTATGACGTGGATATCGCAGGCATTCGCGATCACTATTTAATGCGCACCGAAAAGAAAGGTTTGATGGCATTGCTCAGCCGCCTGACCACGCGCAGCTAA
- a CDS encoding TerC family protein: MFEWLASPEAWVALATLTALEIVLGIDNIIFISILVGRLPEHQRKFARNVGLGLAMITRLALLFSLAWVMGLVDPLFSVLGQEISGRDIILIGGGLFLIAKATHEIHSSLEGAVETERNIAAHGLLIVLVQIAILDIVFSLDSVITAVGLVDQVPIMATAIIIAVGVMLFAAKSIGEFVDAHPTIKILALSFLVIVGFTLLVEGFDVHVPKGYIYFAMAFSLGVEMINIKMRKSTDKPVELRKDYPGDQTESRD; the protein is encoded by the coding sequence ATGTTTGAATGGTTGGCAAGTCCCGAAGCCTGGGTTGCATTGGCAACATTAACGGCGTTGGAAATTGTTCTGGGGATCGACAATATTATTTTCATCTCCATTCTGGTGGGCCGCCTGCCCGAGCATCAGCGCAAGTTTGCGCGCAATGTGGGTTTGGGCCTGGCGATGATCACTCGTTTGGCGCTGCTTTTCTCCCTTGCGTGGGTGATGGGCTTGGTTGACCCGCTGTTCAGTGTTTTAGGCCAGGAGATTTCCGGACGCGACATTATTTTGATTGGCGGTGGCTTGTTCCTGATTGCCAAGGCGACCCATGAGATTCACAGCAGTTTGGAGGGTGCAGTGGAAACCGAGCGCAATATCGCTGCCCATGGTTTGCTGATTGTGCTGGTGCAAATTGCGATTCTCGATATCGTTTTCTCACTCGATTCGGTGATTACCGCGGTGGGCCTGGTGGATCAGGTACCGATCATGGCCACGGCAATCATTATCGCGGTGGGCGTTATGTTATTTGCGGCTAAATCCATTGGTGAGTTTGTGGATGCACACCCGACTATCAAAATTCTCGCCCTGTCCTTTTTGGTGATTGTGGGCTTTACCCTGTTGGTGGAAGGTTTTGATGTGCATGTACCCAAGGGTTATATCTACTTCGCCATGGCCTTCTCGCTGGGCGTGGAGATGATCAATATCAAAATGCGTAAATCCACCGATAAACCTGTGGAGCTGCGCAAGGATTATCCGGGCGATCAAACCGAATCGCGCGACTAA
- a CDS encoding sugar phosphate isomerase/epimerase, whose amino-acid sequence MTLSNTIKALTMAAITSVSLSAMAADVAPTSPQLSVQLWSVKDDVAKDFEGTLKKLKAMGFQGVEFAGNFGAYANDPKGLKAFLDKTGLKASAAHVPFEKLNAENFDATVAFYKAIDCKYLIIPMDMRAFTTDGAKEVAADLAAIQTKLTPHGMHTGYHNHEGEMLGKMGETPWDVIGTNTTKEVVLQQDVGWTEVAGKDPIAFIKAYPGRTITTHYKASAPKPGNTEHPIIGQDTTDWKALIEANKTYGGTLWLVVEQESYPEGMTPMQSVEASLKGLQKVISDMK is encoded by the coding sequence ATGACTCTGTCCAACACAATAAAAGCACTCACCATGGCCGCTATCACCAGTGTGAGCCTATCGGCCATGGCGGCCGATGTGGCCCCGACCTCACCACAACTGAGCGTGCAACTCTGGTCGGTAAAAGACGACGTCGCCAAAGACTTTGAAGGCACCTTGAAAAAACTCAAAGCCATGGGTTTTCAGGGTGTGGAGTTCGCAGGCAATTTTGGCGCCTACGCCAATGATCCCAAAGGTCTGAAAGCCTTTTTGGATAAAACCGGCCTCAAAGCCTCTGCCGCGCACGTACCCTTTGAGAAGTTGAATGCAGAAAACTTTGATGCAACTGTCGCGTTTTACAAAGCGATCGACTGTAAATACCTGATTATCCCAATGGATATGCGCGCCTTCACTACCGATGGTGCCAAAGAAGTTGCCGCTGACCTCGCGGCAATTCAAACCAAACTCACACCCCACGGTATGCATACCGGCTACCACAATCACGAAGGTGAAATGCTGGGCAAAATGGGTGAGACCCCTTGGGATGTGATCGGCACCAACACCACCAAAGAAGTCGTGTTGCAGCAGGATGTGGGCTGGACTGAAGTGGCCGGTAAAGACCCTATCGCTTTTATCAAAGCTTACCCCGGTCGCACCATTACTACCCACTACAAAGCCTCGGCGCCCAAACCCGGCAATACCGAGCACCCGATCATCGGCCAGGACACCACTGACTGGAAAGCGCTGATCGAAGCCAACAAAACCTACGGCGGCACCCTGTGGCTGGTCGTTGAACAGGAATCCTACCCTGAAGGTATGACCCCGATGCAAAGCGTTGAGGCATCACTAAAAGGCCTGCAAAAAGTCATCAGCGATATGAAATAA